A region from the Flavobacterium enshiense genome encodes:
- the rplF gene encoding 50S ribosomal protein L6 has product MSRIGKSPIAIPAGITVEVNEGVVTVKGKLGQLSQEFSDVSVKIEEGNVIVERTSDHKNERSKHGLYRALINNMIVGVSEGFTKELELVGVGYRAANQGQKLDIALGFSHNIVLEVVPEVKVETVSEKGKNPIIKLASHDKQLLGQVAAKIRGFRKPEPYKGKGVKFVGEVLRRKAGKSA; this is encoded by the coding sequence ATGTCAAGAATAGGTAAAAGTCCAATTGCAATTCCAGCGGGTATAACTGTAGAGGTTAACGAAGGTGTAGTTACAGTAAAAGGAAAATTAGGTCAACTTTCTCAAGAGTTTTCAGATGTTTCTGTTAAAATTGAAGAAGGAAATGTAATCGTTGAAAGAACCTCAGATCACAAAAATGAGCGTTCTAAGCACGGTTTATACAGAGCTTTAATCAACAATATGATTGTTGGTGTATCCGAAGGTTTCACTAAAGAATTAGAATTAGTGGGAGTAGGTTATAGAGCAGCTAACCAAGGTCAAAAATTGGATATCGCTTTAGGTTTTTCTCACAACATCGTTCTTGAAGTAGTTCCGGAAGTTAAAGTAGAAACAGTTTCTGAGAAAGGTAAAAACCCAATCATTAAACTAGCTTCACACGACAAACAACTTTTAGGTCAGGTTGCTGCGAAAATCAGAGGTTTCCGTAAACCAGAGCCGTACAAAGGAAAAGGAGTTAAGTTTGTGGGTGAAGTATTAAGAAGAAAAGCAGGTAAATCAGCTTAA
- the rplE gene encoding 50S ribosomal protein L5, with translation MTYIPRLKEEYKSRVIAALTEEYGYKNVMQVPKLEKIVISRGVGAAVSDKKLVDHAVEELTKITGQKAVATISKKDVASFKLRKGMPIGAKVTLRGERMYEFLDRLITSALPRVRDFGGIKATGFDGRGNYNLGVLEQIIFPEIDIDKVNKIAGFDITFVTSADTDKEAKSLLAQLGLPFKKN, from the coding sequence ATGACTTATATACCTAGACTAAAAGAAGAATATAAGAGCAGAGTTATTGCTGCTCTTACAGAGGAGTACGGTTACAAAAACGTGATGCAGGTTCCTAAACTTGAGAAAATCGTTATCAGCCGTGGTGTTGGTGCTGCTGTATCAGATAAGAAATTAGTTGATCATGCAGTTGAAGAGTTAACAAAAATTACTGGTCAGAAAGCTGTTGCTACTATCTCTAAAAAAGACGTCGCGTCTTTCAAATTGAGAAAAGGTATGCCGATTGGAGCTAAAGTAACTTTGCGTGGAGAAAGAATGTATGAGTTCTTGGATCGTTTAATTACTTCTGCTTTACCACGTGTAAGAGATTTCGGTGGTATCAAAGCTACAGGTTTTGACGGAAGAGGAAACTACAACTTAGGTGTACTTGAGCAAATCATTTTCCCTGAAATTGATATTGATAAAGTAAACAAAATCGCTGGTTTCGATATTACTTTTGTAACTTCTGCAGACACAGACAAAGAAGCAAAATCATTATTAGCTCAATTAGGTTTACCTTTTAAAAAGAATTAA
- the rpsH gene encoding 30S ribosomal protein S8, producing the protein MYTDPIADFLTRIRNAVRANHKVVEIPASNLKKEITKILFDQGYILSYKFDDSTVQGTIKIALKYDKDTKESVIKDIQRISKPGLRKYAGAAKLPRILNGLGIAIVSTSKGLMTGKQAKQLNVGGEVVCYVY; encoded by the coding sequence ATGTATACAGATCCTATTGCAGATTTTTTGACAAGAATCAGAAATGCAGTGCGTGCTAACCACAAAGTGGTTGAAATCCCTGCTTCTAATTTGAAAAAAGAAATCACTAAGATTTTATTCGATCAAGGATATATCTTAAGTTACAAATTTGATGACAGTACAGTTCAAGGTACTATCAAAATCGCTCTTAAGTACGATAAAGATACTAAAGAGTCTGTAATTAAAGATATCCAAAGAATTAGTAAACCAGGTTTACGTAAGTACGCAGGTGCCGCTAAACTGCCTAGAATCTTGAATGGTTTAGGTATTGCTATCGTTTCTACTTCAAAAGGTTTAATGACCGGAAAACAAGCGAAGCAATTAAACGTTGGTGGAGAAGTTGTTTGTTACGTATACTAA
- the rplR gene encoding 50S ribosomal protein L18 encodes MSLTKSDRRQRIQYRIRKIVSGTAAKPRLSVFRSNKEIYAQIIDDVNGVTLAAASSREAGVTKGTKIETAASVGKLIAEKALKAGIETITFDRGGNLYHGRVKSLAEGAREAGLKF; translated from the coding sequence ATGTCATTAACAAAATCGGATAGAAGACAGAGAATACAGTACAGAATCAGAAAGATCGTTAGCGGAACTGCTGCGAAACCTCGTTTGTCTGTATTCAGAAGTAACAAGGAAATCTATGCTCAAATCATAGATGACGTAAACGGTGTAACTTTAGCTGCTGCCTCTTCAAGAGAAGCTGGTGTAACTAAAGGAACTAAAATAGAAACGGCTGCATCAGTTGGAAAATTGATCGCGGAGAAGGCTTTAAAAGCAGGTATCGAAACCATCACTTTTGACAGAGGTGGAAATTTATACCACGGACGTGTTAAATCATTAGCTGAAGGCGCTAGAGAAGCCGGACTTAAATTCTAA
- the rpsN gene encoding 30S ribosomal protein S14 → MAKESMKAREVKRQALVEKYAEKRKALLEAGDYEGLQKLPKNASPVRLHNRCKLTGRPRGYMRQFGISRVTFREMANSGLIPGVKKASW, encoded by the coding sequence ATGGCTAAAGAATCAATGAAAGCCCGCGAGGTTAAAAGACAAGCGTTGGTAGAAAAGTATGCTGAAAAGAGAAAAGCTTTATTAGAAGCTGGAGACTATGAAGGACTACAAAAACTACCAAAAAATGCTTCTCCGGTACGTTTACACAACCGTTGTAAATTAACTGGAAGACCAAGAGGGTATATGCGTCAATTCGGTATTTCACGTGTTACTTTCCGTGAAATGGCTAATAGTGGATTGATTCCAGGGGTTAAAAAAGCCAGCTGGTAA